The following are encoded in a window of Spiroplasma tabanidicola genomic DNA:
- a CDS encoding rod shape-determining protein, with the protein MAKATLHQKTHVAIDIGTSKTKIHIERIGMVFNESTILAIDWKTNKVLAIGDSAKKFVGKLSGTLQLKYPMKRGVITDMNMLKKFLLTILNKYAAEIKDSIVTLACPTSVTELERSSLIKSIKELGVFYVNAEDDVKLALYGAGVDVYKTVANLCLDLGAGKSTAGIVVSGETIQSKWTKIAGNTIDQEIIKQIKTKEQMLVGEITAEQIKNTVCTLVKSKNMLKLTAYGYDLNSGLPKEFEISENDVSKLLIASFGSITSIVTNVLEGSPNEIAGDVIRNGIVVTGGLAKIPGIKSFLEDFFEIPVKIANNCLTATIDGAVKHKDLTIQKYEHEKNPLDIVF; encoded by the coding sequence ATGGCAAAAGCAACTTTACACCAAAAAACTCATGTTGCAATTGATATAGGTACTAGCAAAACAAAAATTCATATAGAAAGAATTGGAATGGTTTTTAATGAGTCAACCATTCTAGCAATCGATTGAAAAACTAATAAAGTATTAGCTATTGGTGATTCAGCAAAAAAATTTGTTGGAAAACTTAGTGGTACTTTACAATTAAAATATCCAATGAAGCGTGGTGTAATTACAGATATGAACATGCTTAAAAAATTTTTGCTAACAATATTAAATAAATATGCAGCAGAAATAAAAGATTCTATTGTTACATTAGCATGTCCTACAAGCGTTACTGAGCTTGAAAGATCTTCTCTAATTAAATCAATTAAAGAACTTGGAGTATTTTATGTAAACGCAGAAGATGATGTTAAATTAGCTTTATACGGAGCAGGTGTAGACGTTTATAAAACAGTTGCTAACCTTTGTTTAGACTTAGGAGCAGGAAAATCTACAGCTGGTATTGTTGTGAGTGGAGAAACAATTCAATCAAAATGAACTAAAATTGCTGGAAATACAATTGATCAAGAAATTATTAAACAAATTAAAACCAAAGAACAAATGTTAGTTGGTGAAATTACAGCAGAACAAATTAAAAACACAGTTTGTACGTTAGTTAAAAGCAAAAATATGCTTAAGTTAACAGCATATGGTTATGATTTAAATTCTGGTTTACCTAAGGAATTTGAAATTAGTGAAAATGACGTATCAAAATTATTAATAGCTTCTTTTGGTAGCATAACAAGTATTGTTACAAATGTTTTAGAAGGTTCTCCAAATGAAATTGCAGGAGATGTTATTAGAAATGGTATTGTTGTTACTGGTGGACTTGCAAAAATACCAGGAATTAAATCATTCTTAGAAGACTTTTTTGAAATTCCTGTAAAAATAGCAAATAATTGTTTAACTGCTACCATTGATGGAGCTGTTAAACATAAGGATTTAACTATTCAAAAATATGAGCATGAAAAAAATCCATTAGATATCGTCTTTTAA